A genome region from Pseudanabaena sp. Chao 1811 includes the following:
- the psb29 gene encoding photosystem II biogenesis protein Psp29, giving the protein MNTVRTVSDTKKDFYLAFPKPVNSVYRRVIDELLVEVHLLKVNQTFVYDSIFALGLVTTFDRFTVGYKPETDRFAVFHALCSALQFDSDRVRQDATTLSDLATRSPNEVKTLLTNLESGIHLEPLSGQLHTIANKENFKYSRLLGVGLYALLEIVDPETIADNTKREETLKLVGDILKFGSDRLLKDIDLYRSNLDKIEQARQMIADMVEAERKKRSQKETASNTETSNDASADSQ; this is encoded by the coding sequence GTGAATACCGTTCGTACTGTTTCTGATACCAAAAAAGATTTTTATTTAGCTTTCCCAAAGCCAGTCAATTCAGTCTATCGACGGGTTATAGACGAGCTTTTGGTGGAAGTACATTTGCTGAAAGTCAATCAAACATTTGTTTATGACTCAATTTTTGCCTTAGGTTTAGTAACCACTTTTGATCGTTTTACCGTTGGTTATAAACCTGAGACCGATCGCTTTGCCGTATTTCATGCATTATGTTCAGCGCTTCAGTTTGATTCTGATCGTGTGCGTCAAGACGCAACGACCCTCAGCGATCTTGCTACGAGATCACCCAATGAAGTTAAAACTCTGTTGACTAACCTCGAATCTGGAATCCATCTTGAGCCTCTATCGGGTCAACTCCATACGATCGCTAACAAAGAAAATTTTAAATATAGTCGCTTGCTCGGTGTTGGACTATATGCTTTGCTCGAAATCGTTGATCCTGAAACAATCGCCGATAATACAAAACGTGAAGAAACCCTCAAGTTAGTCGGTGACATCTTGAAATTTGGTAGCGATCGCTTACTCAAGGATATCGATTTATATCGCTCTAACCTCGATAAAATTGAACAAGCACGTCAAATGATTGCCGATATGGTAGAAGCTGAGCGCAAAAAACGCTCCCAAAAAGAAACTGCCTCTAATACTGAAACCTCAAATGATGCTTCTGCGGATAGTCAGTAA
- a CDS encoding class I adenylate-forming enzyme family protein yields MNLARLISEIAAKYTDKPAIIFEGTTWTYQDFDRQVQHYALMLTHLGIKKGDRVAVQLPKCIEVLFWHFAILSIGAIALPLNPDYRPEEIVYFLTDSSSSLFITTRHLYSKVQSAVQHLSDLQILFNGETTAPQAAEFTPEYATCGDDIAMICYTSGTTGRSKGAAISHRNLIANTQALQQAWAWSDRDVLLHVLPLFHVHGLNVATLGCLHAGATMIMFEKFEPRRVWETLAAEHCTIFMGVPTIYQRLINEWEKLEPKPDLAQMRVFISGSAPLSDQQFYQFEKLTGFRILERYGMTETGMNASNLITPEHRKAKSVGFPLSGVKIRIVNANGHDVDVSQVGEVWIRGANVFQGYWQMPEKTAEAFVDGWFRTGDLGFQDANDNNRLYLVGRAKELIITGGFNVYPKEVENVLESHDSVKESAVIGLPDQDFGEKVVAAIALKDGINTTPEVLIEHCKGRLASYKCPKQIFFVTELPRNAMGKIQKNILAQQVQ; encoded by the coding sequence ATGAACTTAGCTCGGCTAATTTCTGAAATCGCTGCTAAATATACTGATAAACCTGCAATCATCTTTGAAGGCACAACTTGGACTTACCAAGATTTCGATCGCCAAGTACAGCATTACGCCTTGATGCTCACACACCTCGGTATCAAAAAAGGCGATCGCGTAGCGGTGCAACTACCAAAATGTATCGAGGTTTTATTTTGGCACTTTGCCATTCTCTCTATCGGCGCGATCGCCTTACCCCTCAATCCCGACTATCGCCCCGAAGAAATAGTTTATTTTTTGACAGATTCGAGCAGTTCCCTATTTATAACGACTCGCCATCTCTACAGCAAAGTCCAATCCGCAGTTCAACATTTATCGGATTTACAAATTCTATTTAATGGGGAGACAACAGCACCACAAGCAGCAGAATTTACACCTGAATATGCCACTTGTGGCGATGATATCGCGATGATTTGTTACACCTCTGGCACGACAGGACGTTCTAAGGGTGCAGCAATTTCTCATCGCAATCTGATTGCCAATACACAAGCCCTACAACAAGCATGGGCATGGAGCGATCGCGATGTCTTGCTCCATGTTCTGCCATTATTTCATGTACATGGTTTAAATGTGGCGACTCTAGGTTGTCTTCATGCAGGGGCAACGATGATCATGTTTGAGAAATTCGAGCCGCGCCGCGTATGGGAAACCTTAGCCGCAGAGCATTGCACTATATTCATGGGTGTTCCCACTATCTATCAACGACTAATTAATGAATGGGAAAAATTAGAACCAAAGCCAGATTTAGCGCAAATGCGCGTATTTATCTCTGGTTCTGCACCCCTGAGCGATCAACAATTCTATCAATTTGAAAAGCTCACTGGATTTCGCATTCTCGAACGCTATGGCATGACCGAAACAGGTATGAATGCCTCTAACCTAATTACACCAGAACATCGTAAAGCTAAGAGTGTTGGCTTCCCATTATCAGGGGTGAAAATTCGCATCGTTAATGCCAATGGTCATGATGTGGATGTATCTCAAGTTGGCGAAGTTTGGATTCGTGGCGCAAATGTATTTCAAGGATATTGGCAAATGCCCGAAAAGACTGCCGAAGCCTTTGTGGATGGATGGTTTCGCACAGGTGATCTTGGTTTTCAAGATGCTAATGATAATAATCGGCTCTATTTAGTCGGTCGCGCCAAAGAGTTGATTATTACGGGTGGATTTAATGTTTATCCCAAAGAAGTCGAGAATGTTTTGGAAAGTCACGATTCGGTTAAGGAATCAGCCGTAATTGGACTCCCTGATCAAGATTTTGGCGAAAAAGTTGTAGCAGCGATCGCTCTCAAAGATGGGATAAATACCACCCCTGAAGTATTAATCGAACATTGCAAAGGTCGTCTTGCCTCTTACAAATGCCCAAAGCAAATCTTTTTTGTCACCGAACTTCCCCGTAATGCTATGGGCAAAATCCAGAAAAATATCTTAGCTCAACAGGTTCAATAA